In Aspergillus chevalieri M1 DNA, chromosome 7, nearly complete sequence, the sequence ttagagtcagacagaaggagtcacgatatgggaacacctttagaggaaacccacgaacgagccactatcgatcgaacgataaacgaccagctcaaccacgaagccaagggtatgaagatccctatggaccacgaccgatggagctggatgccacacagcataggcccttcgtatccgacaaggaaagagaacgaagaaggaaagagaaactttgcttcacatgtggaaagccgggccacatgacgaaggcatgcaggcaacgacagaacgttaggcctcagcaacaacgagacgataacaagcaactgcacgctacccaggagagaggagcgtatgacaccacaggaattgtgaaccctgaactcagagcaacgaatgattctggatggcacacgcaagaggcttcggatgagcatggaggaccatggagacccagaactatgattgtacccaacctgagcccattgaggaggttgatggaagaacagacgaccctcacgacagaggaaattgatgagatcatgagttcaagcgaagaagaatattggcccaatgaacggacggtgggatccgacagcggaagcgacaaagcccatataaggacggatgggtccgaaaaagccatcaatgagccagttcatgagaaatcactcggcgaactgcccaaccaagattggccagttaatgatttccttgacgaagagtacggtgctcagtggaatggccacgatcccaacgtggaggaactccatgagataccggagacacctcagaacgcaactcccgaaaatgatgaacaagaagaacagagtctggcagaagataatgagggatacacgaagtccagtgtgtatagccctattttgaagcaacagctatggtccaaacggtatacggaacaacgaaaagccgacgaagaaacgaataccgacgttgccgcgtacttcattgatgatgttgttatctcacttcaggagaaccccaagaggctctctaaaggattgaaggaactattcaatgaattgattacatactgcccacatcagaacttgaaatgttgggaacgaacgaacgaaacttgggaagaACACCTACAgcaatgcgaccagcacccatacacatgccaccactgtggacagaacaacggagaactatggggatacctacgggacatcacgaccaaacgactacgaggccccatccacagctcatgcaagtatgattggtgtgattgcgtgcactatcgagagcacccaaagcacaaccaattaccttggattgtgtgttatagtcacgcctgtggagaacattacgatcgaaagaaaatggcgcattatttcccagaacgacctaggaaatacaatgacagttgtccttgttgggattggaactgtgcatgcaggggatatctattgcacccagagcattcaagtatgcactggactgcatgttatgaagatgactgcatagttcacttcgaacccaaggattactacccaagtccacgacgtctacggcaaccaagatggcaagcaagcctatcagcgacacagcgaggataccacttgaagtttacgacaccagttctcaatcaactagccagagtgatggttgactcaggagctactggaaattacatggatcctagattccagcgacaattggggatcttaggaattgagaaggcgcagccagagcctatctcaggactgaatggtgagaatttgggaagccacctgacggtcgaatcgggatttgtccctatggctgtagcggatcatgaagaaaggatcaatttcgacgtgacaccgctgggacaatacgatatagtgttggggattccatggctcaggaatcacaacccggaaatcaactggaaaactggacaaatgaactttgcaaattgcgattgcccaagaacaatgaaaggaccgagtcaacgggaggccgggacctcaccacgatctacaggcaggagacctggtagatacgtgaagcaaccgagaggtgggttgagaatgaataacagagaaacgaatgacacagcgacgaatattgttttagcagccaccagggcctcagaacgacattggctgatgaatttacccggatgggcaccggacacgacccagaagtattgcgaatatttgatggatgaggatatatccaagagatcagcgccgattgaggaatatcgctcagaaagagttgatagcaaccaagaagcatcagactcagagctaggctcatgggaatggattgaccataaggagctagcagcaacgactcaggaaccacagattccacaggagtatattgagtttcagcacttgttcaagcagcctgaacgacctgaactaccagaccatggaccacacgatcatcgcataccccttatggaagggaagacaccgacatgcaagaagatttacccgatgtcagaacgagaatcaagaatactacgggaatatattgaagaacaattggcgaaaggattcatcagaccatcaacatcaccagcagggcacggagtcctatttgtaccgaaaaaggatggaagcctacgactatgtgcagattatcgaccactcaacgccatcaccatcaaggatcgacatccattaccacgagttgatgaaatgcaagaccgaatcagaggagcaaaatggtttacaAAATTCGACATTgtagacgcctacaatcgactacggatcgccagaggagaagaatggaaaacgaccatcagaacgaaatatggacattatgaatatttggtcatgccatttgggcttaccaacgcaccagcatcatttcaacgattcatttatgatgtacttggagtatatcttgacatcttcgtgatagtctaccttgacgacatcttggtcttctccagcacctttgaagaacatgtgcagcatgtcaagaaagtactgcaaaaacttgaggaagcgaagctacgattgaagttgaagaagtgcgaattccatgttcaggagactgagttcttaggacactggatcactacagagggaatccagatggataagaacaaagttcaagcaatcttggattggccagaactgaagaacaccaaggaagttcagcagtttacaggacttgtgaactactaccgacgattcttgaaggactactcacaattcatgacgccactgttcaaattgttgaaaaagggacaagaatttcaatggggaccagaacaacaacaagcgtttcaacaagccaaggaaagaattgtatctgcaccagcacttgtgcagttcgacccagagaaggaaaccacgattgaaacagatgcatcagactacgccattggtatgagaatgactcaaccaggaccagatggaaaaccacgagctgttgcattccactcacgaaaactagttcaagcggaattgaactatgacatccatgataaagaattgctagctatagtggtagcattcaagacttggagagtttatttggaaggagcacaacacactgtacttgtgaagacagatcacaagaacctgaccttcttcacaacaaccaaagagttgacccgaagacaggccagatgggctgaagtactatcgcaatatgacttcaaaatcatccactgcaaaggaaatgagaatggacaagcagacgcactcagtcgacgaccagactatgagatcaaggacagaacgatcaacccagcgatattgaaaaccaacgaagatggaaccatcagctacaaccaccaggtgttagcagcaacgatgcatatctcaaacgaacctttggaaaagaaaatcattgaagaaacacaaaaagacaaaatgatccaggatatgattgaaaactcagcagaaaatgacaaattgaccacagataacaatggattagtgtacttgcacaatctcatctatgtgccaaaaagcatgagaaatgagatcatcagcatgcaccatgacactccactccacggacatttgggaacagagaaaacagctgaacaaattatgagaaactactacttcccaaacacgcgaaaagttgttcaagaatatgtgaagaactgtgaaacttgcattcgagataaggcagcaagacatcaaccctacggaaaaatgcaatccccggatgctccaacacatccatgggaatgggttaccatcgacttcatcacacagttaccgacatcacaaggatatgactcgattacagtcatcacagaccgaatgaccaaatatatccatttggtaccagccaaaggaaccatgaccgcagcagatatggcacaaatattcctgaagcatgttattaccaaccacggaatgcctcaaaagatcacatcagacagagacaagctgttcacttcaaaattctggacaacactcacaaacttgatgggtatagaacaccgcctcaccacagcctaccacccacaagcaaatggtcaaactgaacgaaccaaccaaacgattgagcaatacctacggcattACATCaattatgaacaagatgattgggttaaattcctacccatggcacagtttgcatacaacaatgcagagcactcaacgctcaaagtaacgccattttacgccaattatggataccacccagtgctatatgagaaaccacgaccacaagagtccacatcagaagcagcaaatgagacagtccaaaagctgaagaacttacaccaccaactgtcaagagacattgacttcatgaacctacgagcggctatatattacgacaagcaccatggagagggacctaccttgaagaggggggagaaagtattcctgctccgcagaaatatcaaaacgaaacgaccaagtcaaaagctcgatcaccagaagattggacctttcaccattgaaggaaaaacaggaccagtgaattaccgcttgaaactaccgaaatcaatgaagcgcatacatccagtatttcacatctcgctattggaaccagcaccgaaaaacgccatgccaacagaaaatatcgaaatcgaaagcgatgatgatgaatatgaagttgaacgaattctggattaccgacaagtcaatggacgaccatgttacctgatcaaatggaaagggtacgatacctctgagaacacatgggaacctattgcgaacttgactggttgccaccagttggtgaaggaataccaccagcgacagcagagtcgaagttctcccaaaaggaaggagaattcatcatctgagacaGACTAGGATCATCTGTCACCGCAGCAAGCTGAGCATCCAGAGAAGCGGTCTCAGCAACAGGCCAGGAAACTTGAGAATCCAACTCCTCAAGAAGAGCCACGTCATTCTCTAACATAGCCTTATTTCGAGCCTCAAGAAACCGTTTATGTTTCCGCAACCGGGCCAATTTGGCAGACGTCTCGGAAAGACGCGCCAGTGCCTCATCATTTGAACGCTCCGCATCTTCGAGGTCGGCGGCTAATCTCATTCGATCACGCTCCAAATTTTGCCATTTTCGTTCATTATGAAAATCACGTTCACACTTGACGCCAGAACGCACACAATTATTGCATTTTCGATTTGACGAGATTCGTTTACATTCACAAGACATATTGGAAGCACTCATTTCGGAACAACGGAGacaaggaggagaaaagaaaccttCCTTATCTATTTTATCAGCCAGACGATCACGACGAGGGTTTGATTTGGGCATGATAAACGAAGCatgaggaaaagaaaaacagaaaaacaaaacacTCACCGACGGGAATGCCGCAGTTCTTATGGctctcgaggacgaaagcctgaaagagggggaggtaatgttacagatctcactgcatcagcctcacgtgacaatgcggggagtcaaggcagaatcattgggcaaaaagaccatgcagaaagaacaaggattatgatgaggaagatatacacccaagcatcacgtgaccacggtagaaaggacgacggaggaattctaccaatataccaatatggtagataggacaaagagggaatgctaccaatctatcagggaatggatattacaggacagaaggaggtagcatggtaggaacggagaatctaccattggactaggaaaggtatataaggacattcattcatgtacctagcttagttcttcgcgatcaattcaagtcttacagcattggttaccttctagtttctgactcgtccgcacttaaccaacaacccagtatacgtactcggttggccttgtttctctactcgttacctttaccgttcctacttgttgattatcttacggagcctggagggggcgatatacccatcaacgactattgaactacggagcctggagggggcgacatacccatcaacgcatacgacataccgaatcggacccgaaggggcattgagcatacgactacttgggaacacttaaggtaagtgttcagtctcgaaatacaactaactagaaccctaggtacgacacgagagaagccaggttgtgacacagaTGTATGTGGGCCTCACGCTGGAGCACCCCCCGCAGCCGGCCACTGTCCCATGCCCCCGCTGCCAGATTGGGGCCCCGTGGCCACAGGAAGGGGGAGCGTGCCTGCCGGGTGCCATGGGCCAGGGCCTGCACTGCCCGTGCAAAGGGCAGGATCAGCCATAGATAGTACACCACAAGCTCACTGACCTCCGCCGGGAGGTAGcgatggatgatcttggtGGACCCTGTCATGCTGTATCCCTTGTGGTATGCCGTCACCAGACTGACCACCCCATGCTCGATGAAGAGATTGCGATGCTGGCCACACACAGTGTTGCTGTGTCGGatccccagcagctcagtgGCCCGCGCCGGCTGCCCAGCAGTCAGGTGcatcagcaggagcagccgCTCCAGGAACTGGTCCACCTGTCCCAGGTAGGCATCCACCACGGTGGTGTGCCACATCACCTGGTGGTCATGCGGCCGCACCCCCACCCACTCAGCCCGCAGCCAGTCGGTGGCCACCACCCGGTCCATCAGCCATTGCTCTCCTGTGGTGGGCAGCGCTGCACGGGTGCGGTGGTCCTGCAGGAAGTTCCATCCACGCCGGTTGTTGGTCGGGTCGTCTGCCAGCTCCACCAGGGCCAGGCGcggcaccaccgcctcccgggtctcctcctcatgcagcaggaacagcccctccagctccagctgGGCCAGCTCCACCTGGGTGCGCACGAAGCCCCGCAGGCCCGCCATGGTCAGGTGCAGTTCCTTGTAGCTCAGGGTCTGCTGGTCATCGCTCCAGTAGATATATCCcagactggtggtggtgttctgGATGCGCTTGCCAAACGTGCGCAGCCCGTGTGAGCCAGTTGAAGGGGGCAGCCACCCCCGGGAGGAGGAACCGCTCCCGCATGGCCTCCAGGGCATCTGCCGGGTGCTCAACCTGACCATGGTCCGCCATCTGCACCGCGCGCTGCGCCACCAGCATCTGGGCCATCTTGATCAGCCCGGACAGGGAGCTGGTGAACGCGTAGGGGTCCCGGAAGGTCTGTTTCTCCacatccacccccaacactgCCAGGAAGGCCACCACCGCACTCTCAAAGAGATCCCCTTTCAGTGGGTGGTCCAGCAGCGCGATGGACAGGTCCAGGCAGGCATGGTCCAGTTGCTCATATGCTGCATGGCGCCGCTCGGTCCTCCGGTCCCCCTCCGGGTCCCGATCCCGATCCCCCCCACGGGGCGTCTGGATGACGACCCATGGGCCCCCTCCtgtggtccatggtggatgatccgccGCCCCGGGCCCGGGTGTGCAGAGTGGTGGCGAGGGCAATGACAGCAGCTCCGCTGCCGccgtctccatccggtccagGGCCGCCAGCTGTGCAGTGGTGAGCTGGTGGCCGAGCTGCACGGCTGCATTGGGGCGGCTGGTGCGGTAGGCGAAGCAGATCAGCCGCTGCCAGACCTGCCGGTAGGCCCGGTAGGTGGAGGGCCGGAGCTGGATCAGGATGGGCCGGTCCCACACCCGTGGCCGTTGCAGGAAGCTGTTGATTCGGATCTGGTGGACCGGATTGAACAGGGTTAGCCATCCGTTGGATATTATCATCCATACAAATCGATGTACAGACGGAGAGATATAGATCGATATACATAgtatacacacacacatgcacacgcacatatatatatatatatatatatatctccctCTCTACATGCATATGGCATATGGGTGTGCACGTGCgtgcatgtggtgtgggagtgcatgtggtgtgggagtgccaatatatatatatttctcgcTTGCTTGCCGACTCACCTGGTCAAACTCGTTGATCCGCCGCGTCTTGATGGACTGGTAGGCCGCCTCGATCAGCCGCTCGACGCTGGCGCTGAACACTGTCAGAAGGGGCTCAGCTGTGGGATCCGGTGGTGCAGCCAGCGGGGCTACCGCTGTGAAGGCATGCCCATGCAGGAACTCGGGCCACCGGGTGAGCTCCAGCCAGGGGGATATCTCGGTGGGCGCTTTGGCATCCGGGTCCGGCACCTGCTGGGCCccggcctccgccgccgccgcgtcCTCGGCGAGGGCCCCGGCCACCTGCCTCCGGATGAACTCCACCTCACCCATGGTGGCCGCCTGGCGGGCCCGCTCCGTGTGCGCGGGTGGGGTGACCTGGAAGAAACCGCTGCCGGCaccggaggggaagaagcgcTGACAGCTGACGGTCCGATACAGGGGCAGCGGGGACACCTGGCTGGCCGGGGGCTGTCGGCCCCGGGGTCGACGGTCCGCATGGATCCGGGTCCGGTGCCGCAGGAGGCTCTCAGGATTGCACACGATGTAGGCACAGTCGGGGTGGGGGCAGCGATAGCCCGGGTGGACGGGGAGCCCCGGGACCGGCGGACTCCCCGGGGCCGGGGGGCGGCGGGACCGGACGGTCAGGCTCCCGCGCGGGGTCCCAGCAGGGCCGCTTGAGCATCAGGGCACAGGCGGCCCGGCGGAGGGCCGGGGTGGCCGCGGAGGGATGCTTGGGATGGCGGTTGGCCAGGTGGGCGGCGAGATGGGCGGGCCGCACGGCGAATCCACAGGGACCACAGATCCACAGGCGATGGGTGTCGTTGTAGAGGAAGAGGTCCATCCTCTTTCGTTCTCggtccttccttctttcttttcaggtTGTTGCCGGTGTTCGATTGGGTTCGATGAGCACTCACCGTTTAtgtgtatgggtatgggtatgggtatgggtttgtggatgtggatgtggatgtgtataatatctatagatatatatatatatatatctatatctatatctatatatcggggacaggaaggaaaaagggaaagaagagaaggggagCTCGCAGCGTCTTAATAACCGGACAAACAGATCGAGATCGACGGATCGACGGACGGACGGGACGAAGGGGTGGGACCGGAGACGGGACGAACGGACCAATGAGGATTAGAGAAAACCGATCGGGCCCTGGATCGGTGACGCACTAGGGTATAGGGTATAGGGCATCAGCTAGAGTATTCTCTCGGCCAGGGCGGTAACGGATTAAGAAGTAAAACCGGGAAAGGAACTCAGCCCACCGGGCTTGTCGGGCGTTCAACTTCTTAGTagtcatgaagtattccagaGCGGCGATGGTCAGTATATATGTTGAAACGCTCTCAGAGTTGCAGTCCTTCTAGCTCAGTTCACCACTCCTGCAGTGCACGGATGATGGCTAgcatctccttgtcatggatctcatagttgcgctcagcatcagactgttacagaactcactgtatcagcctcacgtgatgatacagagttaagacaggctcattggataacagctcatggagaatatgcaagaaggaacagggatcaaattgatattcggcgtgttggcacctgatgatcacgtgtttcacgtgatatgcaaggagtatactaatatacaagacggatgttataccatcagcctggtataggtatacaagtatactatgaaaacatcataccaggaaaagggaggatatataagaacactcattcatgtacttagcttagttcttcgcgatcaatacaagtcaatcagcattggttaccttctagtttctgactcgtccgcacttaaccaacaacccagtatacgtactcggttggccttgtttctccattcgattacctttaccgtttctacttgttgattatcttacggagcctggagggggcgatatacccatcaacgcatacgacataccggaccggacccggaggggcattgagcatacgattacttgggagacacttagggtaagtgtccagtctcgaaatacaactagctagaaccctaggtacgacacgagagaagccaggttgtgacacagacatgctcttggaGTAGTAAGCCACCGGGTGCCAGAGATCTCCATGCTTCTGGGAGAGCACTCCAGCTACTACCccatctgatgcatcagtttcCAACTTCGTCTCTAGTTCAGGATGATAGTGTCGCAtagactgcgacatatcctcatccgcggataccactttgctatccacatccaaatccgcgtggataggatgcggatatccgcatggtatccgcatttgcacaattctcgctaaattaactacattcaggctgtcatgtgatgcataactcgctgattcagattcgtaaatatcagttatttacgcctgttctgattgtaataggatcagttggcacttttccattgtcctcCTTATGAAATTTTTGAAAATGCTTAGGTATATTAGaccctctgcatttgaagtAATTCTAGTATCTCAAATTACAGGCGAAGTGGTGGTAGCTACTAATGATTTAGATATTAAAAGCTGACCTTGGGTGTTACAggtgaaaatatatatttactgctggagtgtgcaggtgtatcctctaccaagagaactactctcatgaagattgatttaggggaacatttgcctgaataa encodes:
- a CDS encoding uncharacterized protein (COG:S;~EggNog:ENOG410Q1H7), translating into MPKSNPRRDRLADKIDKEGFFSPPCLRCSEMSASNMSCECKRISSNRKCNNCVRSGVKCERDFHNERKWQNLERDRMRLAADLEDAERSNDEALARLSETSAKLARLRKHKRFLEARNKAMLENDVALLEELDSQVSWPVAETASLDAQLAAVTDDPSLSQMMNSPSFWENFDSAVAGGIPSPTGGNQSSSQ
- a CDS encoding uncharacterized protein (COG:S;~EggNog:ENOG410PMWZ), producing the protein MAGLRGFVRTQVELAQLELEGLFLLHEEETREAVVPRLALVELADDPTNNRRGWNFLQDHRTRAALPTTGEQWLMDRVVATDWLRAEWVGVRPHDHQVMWHTTVVDAYLGQVDQFLERLLLLMHLTAGQPARATELLGIRHSNTVCGQHRNLFIEHGVVSLVTAYHKGYSMTGSTKIIHRYLPAEVSELVVYYLWLILPFARAVQALAHGTRQARSPFLWPRGPNLAAGAWDSGRLRGVLQREAHIHLCHNLASLVSYLGF
- a CDS encoding uncharacterized protein (COG:S;~EggNog:ENOG410PMWZ), whose amino-acid sequence is MGEVEFIRRQVAGALAEDAAAAEAGAQQVPDPDAKAPTEISPWLELTRWPEFLHGHAFTAVAPLAAPPDPTAEPLLTVFSASVERLIEAAYQSIKTRRINEFDQIRINSFLQRPRVWDRPILIQLRPSTYRAYRQVWQRLICFAYRTSRPNAAVQLGHQLTTAQLAALDRMETAAAELLSLPSPPLCTPGPGAADHPPWTTGGGPWVVIQTPRGGDRDRDPEGDRRTERRHAAYEQLDHACLDLSIALLDHPLKGDLFESAVVAFLAVLGVDVEKQTFRDPYAFTSSLSGLIKMAQMLVAQRAVQMADHGQVEHPADALEAMRERFLLPGVAAPFNWLTRAAHVWQAHPEHHHQSGIYLLER
- a CDS encoding uncharacterized protein (COG:S;~EggNog:ENOG410QEA6;~InterPro:IPR022698;~PFAM:PF12013); this translates as MDLFLYNDTHRLWICGPCGFAVRPAHLAAHLANRHPKHPSAATPALRRAACALMLKRPCWDPAREPDRPVPPPPGPGESAGPGAPRPPGLSLPPPRLCLHRVQS